A single genomic interval of Falco cherrug isolate bFalChe1 chromosome 8, bFalChe1.pri, whole genome shotgun sequence harbors:
- the ZNF346 gene encoding zinc finger protein 346, with the protein MADGAGSNGDAAGLPVGKEAVDRLIRENGHIFTEAQCKVCSALLISESQRLAHYQSKKHANKVRRYLSIHGAEELAHGKKMRLDAKQDSKQEGSNGEDRNKCCPICNMTFSSPAVATSHYLGKTHAKNMKQQSPKVEEAVPSQKHTATLPTSTVSSNEENKDITDPDKFCSLCHATFNNPLMAKQHYVGKKHRKQETKHKLMAHYGRTPDAPASSFMAGKGYPCSTCNIVLNSIEQYQAHISGFKHKNQMPGAVPVVGPFPPQQYVREESTAPGGYSYFSQDF; encoded by the exons aTGGCGGACGGGGCGGGTAGCAACGGGGACGCCGCGGGGCTGCCGGTGGGCAAAGAGGCAG TGGACCGGCTGATCCGGGAGAACGGGCACATCTTCACGGAGGCCCAGTGCAAGGTGTGCAGCGCCCTGCTCATCTCCGAGTCCCAGAGGCTGGCCCACTACCAG AGCAAGAAGCACGCCAACAAGGTGCGGCGGTACCTGTCCATCCACGGCGCCGAGGAGCTCGCCCACGGGAAGAAGATGCGGCTGGACGCCAAGCAG GACAGCAAGCAGGAAGGCAGCAATGGGGAAGACAGGAACAAGTGTTGTCCCATCTGCAACATGACCTTTTCCTCTCCGGCTGTGGCAACGTCTCACTACTTGGGCAAGACTCATGCCAAGAACATGAAGCAGCAGTCCCCCAAAGTGGAAG AAGCAGTGCCCTCACAGAAGCATACTGCTACCCTCCCCACCTCTACTGTGTCTTCTAACGAAGAGAACAAGGACATTACTGACCCAGACAAGTTCTGTAGCCTCTGCCATGCCACTTTCAACAACCCCCTTATGGCAAAACAACATTATGTAGGcaagaagcacagaaagcaagagACCAAACACAAGCTGATGGCACACTATGGCCGAACCCCTGATGCACCAGCATCGTCCTTCATGG CTGGGAAGGGGTACCCCTGCAGCACATGTAACATAGTACTGAACTCCATAGAGCAGTACCAAGCTCACATCAGTGGCTTCAAACACAAGAATCA GATGCCAGGAGCAGTGCCAGTTGTTGGACCGTTCCCGCCACAGCAGTACGTCCGGGAAGAGTCAACTGCCCCAGGAGGCTACAGTTATTTCAGCCAAGACTTCTAG